The proteins below are encoded in one region of Paraflavitalea devenefica:
- a CDS encoding heparinase II/III domain-containing protein, with protein MHLTTYSTRHRLPGRIALLSALLCICLAQFTPCHAGVIDTSRIMGHPRLLLLKGQEELIKNNIKAHPLWEKVHTDLLNECDIILGLPPVERVLIGRRLLGKSRESLRRIFFLSYAWRMTHKKKYFNKCEEELLAVCKFSNWNPDHFLDVAEMTMAVAIGYDWLYDELSAASRQLISQAIISKGLTPSLDDKYNGWLRGNNNWNQVCNTGITYGALAVYEDQRALSVQLVERALKSIQIPMKTYAPDGNYTEGYSYWAYGTSYNVFLISALEQIFGTDYQLSQAPGFLRTPSFYEHLVGPSGLPFNYSDCASAADGLQPAMLWFASKLHDPSLLWQEQANMQKGKILAKWNRFLPAALVWGKDLDMHTLQPPASPVWVGDGENPVAMMRSSWTDPNAIYIGFKGGTPSAGHAHMDAGSFVMDAEGVRWSADLGMQEYESMESKGLKIWDMSQGSDRWKVFRYSNFSHSTLTVNHALQAVKGRAVITKHSDDSLFTHAVMDMSTLYAGSLAKAARGIALVNKQYVTVRDEIETGDTTCTIRWAMLTPAKVASVNNNRAQLTHKDGKKLTLYVDGLPQQATLQTWPTDPPNSYDALNLGTVLIGFEIVVPAHTKVAFNVFLVPGEQTITIKKSLLRPLQQW; from the coding sequence ATGCATTTGACTACTTACAGTACCCGACATCGCTTACCAGGCAGGATTGCCCTGCTAAGCGCGCTACTTTGTATATGCCTTGCGCAGTTTACGCCCTGCCATGCCGGGGTGATTGATACTTCCCGGATCATGGGGCATCCCCGGTTGCTGTTGCTGAAAGGACAGGAAGAGTTAATTAAAAATAATATCAAGGCCCATCCGCTCTGGGAGAAGGTGCATACCGACCTGCTGAATGAATGCGATATCATCCTTGGCCTGCCACCAGTGGAGCGGGTATTGATCGGCAGGCGGCTGTTGGGCAAGTCGCGGGAAAGCCTCCGGCGTATTTTCTTCCTGTCATATGCCTGGCGGATGACGCACAAGAAGAAGTATTTCAATAAATGCGAAGAGGAACTGCTGGCCGTGTGCAAATTCAGCAACTGGAACCCCGATCATTTCCTGGATGTGGCGGAGATGACGATGGCCGTAGCCATCGGTTATGACTGGCTGTATGATGAACTGTCTGCCGCTTCCCGCCAACTGATCAGCCAGGCCATCATCAGCAAAGGACTAACGCCTTCCCTCGATGACAAGTACAATGGATGGCTGCGGGGCAATAACAACTGGAACCAGGTATGCAACACGGGCATTACTTATGGGGCGCTGGCAGTGTATGAAGATCAGCGGGCACTGTCTGTACAACTGGTAGAGCGCGCTTTAAAAAGCATACAGATCCCTATGAAGACGTATGCCCCTGACGGCAATTATACGGAGGGGTATAGTTACTGGGCCTATGGCACCAGCTATAATGTGTTTTTGATCAGCGCCCTTGAGCAAATCTTTGGAACTGACTATCAACTTTCGCAAGCGCCCGGTTTTTTGCGTACCCCTTCTTTTTATGAACACCTGGTAGGCCCTTCGGGCCTACCCTTTAACTATTCCGATTGCGCCAGCGCAGCCGATGGACTGCAACCTGCGATGTTATGGTTTGCTTCCAAACTGCACGATCCTTCCCTGCTGTGGCAGGAGCAGGCGAATATGCAAAAAGGAAAGATCCTGGCCAAATGGAACCGCTTTTTACCGGCCGCCCTGGTATGGGGCAAGGACCTGGATATGCATACCCTGCAGCCGCCGGCATCGCCCGTGTGGGTAGGCGATGGAGAGAACCCGGTAGCGATGATGCGCAGCTCCTGGACCGATCCCAACGCAATTTATATAGGATTTAAAGGAGGCACTCCTTCAGCAGGACATGCCCATATGGATGCAGGCTCTTTTGTGATGGACGCCGAAGGCGTAAGATGGAGTGCCGACCTGGGGATGCAGGAGTATGAATCGATGGAGTCAAAAGGGTTGAAGATATGGGATATGAGCCAGGGGTCGGATAGATGGAAGGTATTCCGGTATTCCAATTTCTCGCACAGCACACTCACGGTTAATCATGCTTTGCAGGCCGTGAAGGGAAGGGCCGTGATCACGAAACATTCGGATGACTCCCTGTTTACCCATGCCGTGATGGACATGAGCACGCTGTATGCCGGCTCACTGGCAAAGGCGGCCCGGGGCATTGCCCTGGTGAACAAGCAATATGTAACAGTGCGGGATGAAATAGAGACCGGCGATACCACCTGCACCATCCGCTGGGCCATGCTTACGCCGGCTAAGGTAGCATCCGTCAACAATAACCGCGCACAACTGACGCATAAAGACGGCAAGAAGCTCACCCTCTATGTTGACGGACTGCCACAACAGGCAACCCTGCAAACATGGCCTACCGACCCGCCGAATAGTTATGACGCCCTGAACCTGGGCACTGTGCTGATCGGGTTTGAAATTGTAGTACCCGCCCATACCAAGGTGGCGTTTAACGTATTCCTGGTACCGGGCGAACAAACCATTACGATCAAAAAATCTTTACTCAGGCCATTACAGCAATGGTAA
- a CDS encoding T9SS type A sorting domain-containing protein translates to MSRLICLQAIGMIAACSFMPQETAAQQLTVYGKFDFGTYKVQGFTGAVATFNGNATLATAHAGGLGGSLPGFATCTLDSGIHYVVNGATTTPFPAQANAGATAIYAGKVTINASTSINKSVYVADTLMLNTGYLTIPPGDSLVITSGLPIAGGPFSNAKHIITAANVNTNSQGWMAVRTISAPYLFPVGTGAYYLPATLSPVSNSGFVAGVFEGITNNAQPGGTAFTAQQLATEVNAVWRIQRTSGNNSCQLTLGWPQDLEGSDFSQAAHIGIAAYDSLWQDAAGQGDNAANSAYKNFTQFYAFTVAQKECSQEQQQNGKMTLLPAAINKIWPNPVVDQLTITHSLTGSKVSITLYDLSGRMLHQEYAYSRQVSLKVPALRPGMYMLSISNGATTVTQPFLKQ, encoded by the coding sequence ATGAGTAGACTTATTTGCCTGCAGGCTATCGGTATGATAGCCGCCTGTAGCTTTATGCCGCAGGAGACAGCCGCGCAACAGTTGACTGTTTATGGGAAGTTTGATTTTGGCACCTACAAGGTGCAGGGTTTTACCGGTGCTGTCGCCACCTTTAATGGTAATGCCACCCTTGCTACTGCCCACGCCGGTGGCCTGGGAGGCAGCCTGCCTGGCTTTGCCACCTGCACCCTCGACAGCGGCATTCATTATGTGGTGAACGGTGCTACCACAACGCCTTTCCCCGCCCAGGCCAATGCTGGCGCCACGGCTATTTATGCCGGTAAGGTAACCATCAATGCCAGCACCAGTATTAATAAGTCAGTGTATGTGGCAGATACCTTAATGCTCAACACCGGTTATTTAACGATTCCTCCCGGCGACAGCCTGGTGATTACTTCGGGCCTGCCCATTGCAGGTGGCCCTTTCAGCAATGCAAAACATATTATTACTGCAGCCAATGTGAACACTAACAGCCAGGGATGGATGGCAGTACGTACTATCAGCGCCCCTTACCTGTTCCCGGTAGGAACAGGCGCCTATTATTTACCGGCCACACTGTCGCCTGTATCCAATTCGGGATTCGTGGCAGGCGTGTTTGAAGGTATTACTAACAACGCCCAACCGGGCGGTACGGCTTTCACGGCGCAGCAACTGGCAACAGAGGTAAATGCCGTATGGAGGATACAGCGTACCAGCGGCAATAATAGTTGCCAGTTGACCCTGGGCTGGCCGCAGGACCTGGAAGGCAGTGATTTCAGCCAGGCCGCTCATATAGGCATAGCTGCTTATGACAGCCTTTGGCAGGATGCTGCCGGGCAGGGCGATAATGCTGCCAACAGCGCGTATAAAAACTTTACGCAGTTCTACGCCTTTACGGTTGCCCAAAAAGAATGTTCACAGGAACAACAACAAAACGGGAAGATGACTTTATTACCGGCGGCCATCAATAAGATATGGCCCAATCCGGTTGTTGACCAATTGACGATCACCCATTCCCTGACTGGCTCTAAGGTATCTATCACACTGTATGACCTGTCGGGCCGGATGCTTCACCAGGAATACGCCTATAGCCGGCAGGTATCGCTGAAAGTACCTGCGCTCCGGCCAGGCATGTATATGCTGTCCATTTCCAATGGCGCTACAACGGTAACACAGCCGTTCCTGAAACAATGA